GGCACCGGCGCGGATACCGCTGCGTGGGAGATCGCCACGGCACCTGCGGATCTGGTGATGAAGGTCCGGGTGCCCCGCCGCCACCACAGCGGTGACACGCTGATCGGGCTGGACATGGTGCTCGAGATCGATGCAGGCGCCGAGTCGATGATGACGGTCGACGGATCGTTCTCCTGGACGACACAGCAGCACTGGTCGGCACTGCGCTCCGCGTTTCGCGACAGCCTCGGTCTCGGCCCGTTCGCCGGCGCCGCCGCGCACACCGAACGCGCCGATTGCGCCGCGGTGGGCAGGGAGAACTGGCGCAATGTGGTGATCGGCCCGCCAGACCTGGCCGGCACGGCCGCTCGCGCGGCGCTGGCGCCGGACCTCAACCACCCCTTCCTGTTCGACCACCAACTCGATCACGTGCCGGGCAGCCTGCTGATCGAGGCGTGCAGGCAGACCGCGCTGGCCATGGTGGTTCCGCAGCTGCTGCGGCTCGAGTGTGTCGGCAGCACGTTCGAGCGGTTCGTCGAATTGGACCGTCCCGCCGAATGCGTCACCGAGATCACCGGCAGCCAGGCCGATCGGACCGTGGTGCACTGCGAGATCCGCCAGTGCGGCGCGGTCGCCGCCGCGGTCGACCTCGAATTCGCCGAGGACGACCTGGTCACCGAGCAGGACGGCGCGGACCTGACCGTGGACGGCATCTGATGGGCGTCGAACTGCTCACCACCACCCGGGCCTTCCGCCGCAGGCTGGACCTGACCCGCCCGGTGGCCCGCCGGGATCTGCTGGACTGTGTGCGGATCGCGGTCCACGCGCCGAGCGGAAGCAATCGCCAGCCGTGGCGCTTTCTGGTGGTGCAGGACTCCGAGACGAAGCAGCGGATCGCCGAGTACTATCGAAAAGTGTTCGCCGCCAACCTTTCCGGCCGCACCCCGCGCCCCGATCAGCTCGGCGATTTGTCCTCCGCCCGCCATCTCGCCGAGCATCTGCACGAGGTGCCCGCGCTGGTGCTGGTCTGCTCGATCGGTCGCCCGCCGGAACCTGCCTCGCCGCCGCGGCTCGCGAGTTTCTACGGCTCGATCTATCCGGCGGTGTGGAACTTCATGCTCGCGCTGCACGAGCGCGGGCTCGGCTCCTGCCTCACCACCGCGCATCTGTTCTACGAGCGCGAGATCGCCGAGCTACTCGGTATCCCGTTCGACGAGGTGGCGCAGGTGGCGCTGATCCCGGTGGCGCATCTGCGGCCCGGGCCGTCCGCGGCCGGTCGACGCGCCCCCGCCACCGAGGTGACCATGTGGGACAGATGGGGCACGGCATGAGGGTAAGGCTTGGAGGCGGCAGTTTGCGTAACCACGTAGGGCCCGGGAATGCGAGGAAGGACACAGCATGAGCGTGCTCGCCTCCGCCGCGCGGATCACACACTTCACTGCGGTGATGTACAAGCCGCACTACCTGCTCTACGGCATCCTCTGGGTGCTCGCGCTGGAGGGTACCGCCGCGCTGGTGACCGGCTTGGACTGGCATCCGACCGGCGCCACCGTCGTGCGCATTCTGGTCGTCGCGTTCGTGCTGTTGTATCTCCGCATGGTCGACGAGCAGAAGGATCTCGAATACGACCGTGTGCACAATCCCGATCGTCCCTTGGTCACCGGCGCGGTCAGCGCCGCCGACCTGCGTATTGCCATGGGCCTCATCGCGGTCGGCGCCGGAGCCGCGAGTCTCGCGCTGTCGGTCGGATCGGCCGTAATGATCGCCACGGCATTGGTCTACGGGCTTGCGCTGTGGGGCATGGAGCGCCTTTTCGAGACGATCCGGACGAACATTCTGGTCAACCTGGTCGTCACCTATCCGGTGCAGCTGCTGGTCACCGCATATGTCGTCGTTTCGGCGATCGACACCGGCGCCGTCGGCACGCGGTGGCAGGCGGCGGCTGTCGCTGTCGTCTTCGCGGGGGCTTTCCTCCAGTTCGAGTTCGCGAGGAAGACGACTCGGGTTGGGCGTTCGGACGCGATGCTGTACTCGAATGTTCTGGGAGCCAGGGGCAGCGCGGTCGCCGCGCTGCTGTGCGCCGCGGTGGCGGTTACGGGTGATCTCGCGCTGGTCCGGCCGTGGGAGTGTTCCGGGCTCGGGGTGTTGATCGCCTGGATCGCATTGCCGCTGCTGCTGATTCCCGCCTTCGGATTCTGGCGGTTCGTCGCCGGGGATCGACCGGATCATCCTGTGCTTCCCGCGGTCGTGTTCATTCTCGCGCTCTATCTCGTCCTCATCGCGCAGGCTCTGGTCCTTTCCTGAACGGCGCGGGGTCTCGGTTGTGTCGCACTCGACCGGTCCGCCCGATTCTGGTGAAATTACCTCCGAGGATTTGGGACTCGAGGATGATACTGGCCCGGACGCGGGCACGCCAGAGTTGCCGAGGAAAGGGTTGCGGTGCACACCATGATGCGGCGGATAAGCGGAGGCGGTGGCCTGCTGGTAATCGCGGCCGGACTCCTCCTCGCGGGAGCCGGGCCCGCCTCCGCCGAACCGGCAGGCTGTTTCGTCGACCGCGGGCTCACCGACGCGGCCGCGCTCTGCCATAGCGGTGAGGGGTCTTCGGTGCTGGAGGCCGAGTGCCTCGGCTTCTTCGTCCCGCCTGCGCAGTCCGAGCCGGTGTTCGGCTACTACAGCGGATTCGAGTCTCAGCAGACGCCGGTCGGCAGGGCGATGCGCGTCACCTGCGTTTCCGACAATACGGTGGGTATCGCGACCGCCGCGTTCGTCATGCCTGCCGCGCCATAAGCTGTGCGGCAGGAACGGAACCACGGCAGAAGCTACAGCGTGTCTCCCGACCGGTAAGAGTCGGTAGACACCGTCCTTCTCGGACGTCCTCGACTCACGCCGATACGGCGTGGGTGTTGGTTCCCGCGTCATTCGGGCCGGTTTCACCCACACGCGTGTGTGGGCCGGTGCCTTCCCGTCGGCGGGCGTTGATGACCGGGGCTCGCGCTTCGGGCTCCCGGATCCTGGGATACATGGTGTTGTTCGCCCCAGGCGGCGAGGTTGACCTCGGCATTGTGGTCGCGGTCGAGTTCGTGTCCGTTCCCGCACCGGAAAACGCGGTCGGCGAGGGTCAGCTCGCGGTTACGGGTGCCGCAGCGGGAACAGACCTGGCTGGACGGATACCAGCGATCGGCGAGGATGACGGTGCCGCCGCGCCAAGCCTGCTTGTAGGAGACCTGGCGGGCGAATTCGGCCCAGCCGGCGTCGCTGATCGCCCGCGCCAGATACCGATTGCGCAGCATCCCCGCAATGTTCAGGTCTTCCAGGGCGAGCCGGTCGTGGGTTTTGACCAGCACGCTGG
The DNA window shown above is from Nocardia sp. NBC_01730 and carries:
- a CDS encoding ScbA/BarX family gamma-butyrolactone biosynthesis protein — encoded protein: MNVQTVKTATHLRTISRELAHRCAVSEVFVTSLDALGEDEFVVGAQLPRMHAYYGDHAGQLGLRYDPLLVMEAARQGAIALTHEFYNVPPEMAFIVRTFNGTGADTAAWEIATAPADLVMKVRVPRRHHSGDTLIGLDMVLEIDAGAESMMTVDGSFSWTTQQHWSALRSAFRDSLGLGPFAGAAAHTERADCAAVGRENWRNVVIGPPDLAGTAARAALAPDLNHPFLFDHQLDHVPGSLLIEACRQTALAMVVPQLLRLECVGSTFERFVELDRPAECVTEITGSQADRTVVHCEIRQCGAVAAAVDLEFAEDDLVTEQDGADLTVDGI
- a CDS encoding nitroreductase family protein, whose amino-acid sequence is MGVELLTTTRAFRRRLDLTRPVARRDLLDCVRIAVHAPSGSNRQPWRFLVVQDSETKQRIAEYYRKVFAANLSGRTPRPDQLGDLSSARHLAEHLHEVPALVLVCSIGRPPEPASPPRLASFYGSIYPAVWNFMLALHERGLGSCLTTAHLFYEREIAELLGIPFDEVAQVALIPVAHLRPGPSAAGRRAPATEVTMWDRWGTA